In a genomic window of Numenius arquata chromosome 5, bNumArq3.hap1.1, whole genome shotgun sequence:
- the LOC141465026 gene encoding A-kinase anchor protein 17B-like, with product MPEWEERKLASLLAQRRVESVRLLTVLLNRVKDFAQLASQKVDPSLGVRKDDSFSETALKDIHQELINSYFYMHKEVEHKEEFKCLRTQKGGRIRSEEGDVSNFHASTCHIVRTIVNGPPPAPSSDALPGRDTNNPFGCGPLLITVTQDGRVIESLDCRDNPVLDVVHTQTVSDEDGCKKPKVYETDEFIHYLLNYYQTPGYARVCSEPKTTANKCWWKRVVSDEDSDFDISLSNKHRLHFREVSPVQNLNKRNCNHDDNCRLVITVGELESTDALLENKTHGGRFAKTLQVQRNDSLTVGKLPLAGLNQSLDCTAVSHDEEFKQEDGSDEGTVLHKACRSSCRLKDLLEDISDSEYFREARSSLMKRTERRCEEIYTNYNKGCLPARARERELLVYLENVTLEGQEKESRKCSFCLNSVYEGFGRQCEHKLKKSCKRSSSKLRHEGQKSERQSREEERNVRKVKKKRKKLSSNLLPDECGFSETDTCVQLESLRKIQRKCKKMLHSKVKFKALHTTMAAPDVTPHDGSPLQETLQRTGHERKLILRREMDADVRGHPLFPLEIIQTNPCSDTFCGAEPRRGC from the exons ATGCCTGAATGGGAAGAAAGGAAGCTAGCTTCTCTGCTAGCTCAGAGAAGAGTGGAGTCTGTCAGACTGCTTACAGTCCTGTTAAACCGTGTGAAA gatTTTGCGCAGTTGGCAAGTCAAAAAGTGGATCCTTCATTGGGCGTAAGGAAGGATGATTCCTTTTCTGAAACAGCGTTAAAAGACATACATCAGGAGCTAATTAACTCCTATTTTTATATGCACAAAGAGGTGGAACATAAGGAGGAGTTTAAGTGCCTGCGAACCCAAAAAGGTGGCAGGATACGTAGTGAGGAAGGAGATGTGAGTAACTTCCACGCATCTACTTGCCATATAGTCAGGACGATTGTAAAtggtccccctccagccccgagCTCTGACGCGCTGCCCGGCAGAGACACCAACAACCCCTTTGGCTGTGGACCTTTACTGATCACCGTTACACAAGACGGCAGGGTCATCGAATCTCTCGATTGCAGGGACAACCCAGTGCTGGACGTAGTTCACACACAGACAGTGTCTGATGAAGATGGTTGCAAAAAGCCAAAGGTTTATGAGACTGATGAATTCATCCATTATTTACTAAACTACTATCAGACACCAGGCTACGCACGTGTTTGCTCGGAGCCAAAAACCACTGCAAACAAGTGCTGGTGGAAGAGAGTGGTGTCTGATGAGGATAGTGATTTTGACATCAGCTTGAGTAACAAACACAGACTGCACTTCAGAGAAGTGAGTCCTGTACAAAACCTCAACAAAAGAAATTGTAATCACGATGATAACTGTAGACTGGTGATCACTGTTGGGGAACTTGAGTCAACAGATGCACTGTTAGAAAACAAGACCCATGGGGGTAGGTTTGCAAAAACGTTGCAAGTGCAGAGGAATGACTCACTGACTGTTGGTAAGTTACCACTTGCTGGACTTAATCAGTCATTGGATTGCACTGCTGTTAGTCATGATGAGGAATTCAAACAAGAAGATGGTAGCGATGAAGGTACCGTACTGCACAAGGCATGTAGATCTTCTTGCAGATTAAAGGATTTGTTGGAAGACATCAGTGATTCCGAGTACTTTAGAGAGGCACGTAGCAGCCTAatgaagagaacagaaagaagGTGTGAAGAAATTTACACCAATTATAATAAAGGGTGCTTGCCTGCCAGAGCCAGGGAAAGAGAATTACTGGTTTATCTTGAAAATGTAACTCTGGAAGGCcaagagaaggaaagcagaaaatgtaGCTTCTGTTTGAATTCTGTCTATGAGGGCTTTGGAAGGCAGTGTGAACATAAGCTTAAAAAGTCATGCAAGAGGTCTAGTAGTAAATTAAGACATGAAGGACAGAAAAGTGAGAGACAAtccagagaagaggagagaaatgtTCGCAAAGTGAAGAAAAAGCGAAAAAAGCTTTCTTCTAATCTTTTACCTGATGAATGTGGCTTTTCAGAGACAGACACTTGCGTGCAGCTGGAGTCACTCAGAAAGAtacaaagaaaatgtaagaaaatgctCCACAGCAAAGTGAAATTCAAGGCACTTCACACCACCATGGCAGCACCAGATGTTACCCCTCATGATGGCTCGCCACTTCAGGAGACCCTCCAGAGGACAG GACATGAGAGGAAATTAATCTTGAGAAGAGAGATGGATGCAGATGTCAGAGGACACCCTCTGTTTCCCCTTGAGATAATTCAGACAAACCCCTGCTCAGATACTTTCTGTGGAGCAGAGCCCAGAAGAGGATGCTGA